Proteins found in one Synergistetes bacterium HGW-Synergistetes-1 genomic segment:
- the buk gene encoding butyrate kinase: MYRILAVNPGSTSTKIAVYENGDEILKENIPVDQDIISEYKCVLDQLEHRFDLIKRTLIDNGVKPDSFDAVVGRGGILAPMPSGTYLVTEEMTGYLKDAPRGEHASNLGAFIAEKFAHMSGCEAYIVDPVSVDELTDVARISGAPEIKRSSLVHALNQKAVARKVAADLGKKYEDCRFVVAHLGTGITIGAHSSGKIVDVVGAKADGPFSPERAGGLPVGELVDLIFSGRYTKEELKKKLLSGWGIVAYLGTRDIREAFKMAENDPEARIILEAFVYQIAKGIGELCTVLDGEIDAVILTGGMAHSDRLMEMLKKKIKFLAPIVIIPGENELEALYKGAERVLRKEERPRIYPGGEYI, from the coding sequence TGAGATCCTGAAAGAAAACATCCCTGTCGATCAGGATATCATCTCAGAGTATAAATGTGTTCTGGATCAGCTTGAACATAGATTCGACCTTATCAAAAGGACCCTCATCGATAACGGTGTCAAACCGGACAGCTTTGACGCAGTCGTCGGAAGGGGGGGTATACTGGCTCCAATGCCCAGCGGGACATATCTTGTAACAGAAGAGATGACAGGTTACCTTAAAGATGCTCCACGAGGGGAACACGCATCAAATCTCGGAGCGTTCATAGCTGAAAAATTTGCACATATGTCAGGCTGCGAAGCATATATCGTCGATCCTGTCTCAGTTGATGAACTTACTGACGTAGCAAGGATATCGGGAGCACCTGAAATCAAAAGATCAAGCCTCGTCCATGCGCTGAACCAGAAAGCCGTGGCAAGAAAAGTTGCGGCTGATCTGGGGAAAAAATATGAGGACTGCAGGTTCGTTGTAGCGCATCTCGGAACAGGCATAACCATCGGAGCCCATTCCAGCGGCAAGATCGTCGATGTAGTAGGTGCAAAAGCTGACGGCCCATTCTCGCCTGAACGCGCCGGAGGGCTTCCCGTCGGAGAACTGGTCGATCTAATCTTCAGCGGCAGGTACACCAAGGAGGAACTTAAGAAAAAACTGCTTTCGGGATGGGGTATTGTGGCCTATCTGGGAACGCGCGATATTAGGGAAGCCTTCAAAATGGCCGAAAACGATCCGGAAGCTCGGATAATCCTGGAAGCTTTTGTATATCAGATCGCGAAAGGTATTGGAGAGCTCTGCACGGTGCTTGACGGTGAGATCGATGCTGTGATACTGACGGGAGGCATGGCCCACTCAGACCGCCTGATGGAAATGCTTAAGAAAAAAATAAAATTTCTTGCTCCAATAGTCATAATACCCGGAGAGAACGAACTGGAAGCACTTTACAAAGGTGCCGAAAGGGTTCTTCGGAAAGAAGAGAGACCAAGGATTTACCCCGGCGGAGAATATATCTGA